The following are from one region of the Actinomyces sp. oral taxon 897 genome:
- a CDS encoding DUF5808 domain-containing protein has product MSTTPRDRHDPRGTTSPDATGPAPRTQAGETAQAPATAPGRPAAPDPLSDYVAQVRAHLGAAAPALAEDLAELDASLRETADSQGYQTALAAYGPAADYAAALRGSRAADDQADRPGERPPVRRVLGVPTALSPRGLVHRAARSFSPADPLLVPRAYGIGWDVNLGALAVRAGLAHPDDLDDDLDLAPAQMTALSLVPALLALGVAATGTHWAPRGPRQGRAGRAPAGGRGPAVALLPPALAAAALGAVDVLGGASLPQRLGHAVTSVLLTGVGVAGALQRRPGARSARLTQAGVVAAAGALAGGAAVLTLRAAVHRAVHAQRPPAQSTRS; this is encoded by the coding sequence ATGAGCACCACCCCGCGCGACCGCCACGACCCCCGCGGTACCACGAGCCCGGACGCCACGGGGCCGGCGCCCCGCACGCAGGCCGGGGAGACGGCCCAGGCGCCCGCCACGGCACCAGGCCGCCCGGCGGCACCGGACCCGCTGAGCGACTACGTCGCCCAGGTCCGCGCCCACCTCGGCGCGGCCGCGCCCGCCCTCGCCGAGGACCTGGCCGAGCTCGACGCCTCCCTGCGTGAGACCGCGGACAGCCAGGGGTACCAGACGGCCCTGGCCGCCTACGGACCTGCCGCCGACTACGCCGCCGCCCTCAGGGGCAGCAGGGCGGCCGACGACCAGGCCGACCGTCCGGGGGAGCGCCCCCCGGTACGCCGCGTGCTCGGCGTGCCCACCGCCCTCAGCCCGCGGGGACTGGTCCACCGTGCCGCCCGGAGCTTCTCGCCGGCCGACCCCCTCCTGGTGCCCCGCGCCTACGGGATCGGCTGGGACGTCAACCTCGGGGCCCTGGCCGTGCGCGCCGGCCTGGCCCACCCCGACGACCTCGACGACGACCTGGACCTGGCCCCCGCCCAGATGACGGCCCTGAGCCTGGTCCCCGCCCTCCTGGCCCTGGGCGTCGCCGCGACGGGCACGCACTGGGCGCCCCGCGGCCCGCGGCAGGGACGTGCCGGCCGGGCCCCGGCAGGTGGCAGGGGGCCAGCCGTCGCCCTTCTGCCGCCCGCGCTCGCGGCCGCCGCCCTGGGTGCGGTCGACGTCCTGGGTGGCGCGTCCCTGCCCCAGCGTCTGGGGCACGCGGTCACCTCCGTGCTCCTGACCGGCGTCGGGGTCGCCGGGGCGCTCCAGCGCCGCCCCGGGGCCCGCTCCGCCCGCCTCACGCAGGCGGGGGTGGTGGCCGCCGCCGGTGCCCTGGCAGGCGGAGCCGCCGTCCTGACCCTGCGTGCCGCCGTGCACCGTGCCGTGCACGCCCAGCGCCCGCCCGCCCAGTCCACCCGCTCATGA
- a CDS encoding PLDc N-terminal domain-containing protein yields MSPVLLPDVLLPEAAGLSQPSGPVLAVLVVAVVVEVGLAATALWRWWRTPTERLSANRWVWLALIVLLSLVGPLAFLAAGRRPAPATDPRRAGAVRADDAVAALYGSER; encoded by the coding sequence ATGTCACCTGTCCTGCTGCCTGATGTCCTGCTGCCTGAGGCCGCGGGCCTGTCCCAGCCCAGCGGCCCCGTGCTCGCCGTGCTCGTCGTCGCCGTCGTCGTGGAGGTGGGGCTGGCGGCCACGGCCCTGTGGCGCTGGTGGCGCACGCCCACTGAGCGCCTGAGCGCCAACCGCTGGGTCTGGCTGGCCCTCATTGTGCTGCTGTCCCTGGTCGGCCCCCTGGCCTTCCTGGCCGCCGGGCGCCGCCCCGCACCCGCGACTGACCCCCGTAGGGCGGGGGCCGTACGCGCCGACGACGCCGTCGCCGCCCTCTACGGGAGCGAGCGGTGA
- a CDS encoding ABC transporter ATP-binding protein, translating into MSTLAALVTRGLTKRYRERTVVDHLDLRVPQGSVFGFLGRNGAGKTTTIRMALGLARPSGGSVEILGHDANGALAPGVVGYLPDVPGFRPWMRAGEVLAHAGRVAGLEGVALRRRTATLLDLAGLTGVDQPVGAYSRGMRQRLGLARALVSAPRLLIMDEPTSALDPVGRREVLDLIATLHGRTTVLLSTHLLDDAERVCDEVTVIDHGRLLLTGATADLVEGARATSVEVETVDDAAPLAGLLAHQPWAQEVESEGARLRLRTRDPQTAHRRLPGLLEAAGCGLVRLGSTRHGLEEVFLRAVGQAGPGEVDDARSSGTGAQARSAGLGEADDAAVGGRVGHE; encoded by the coding sequence GTGAGCACCCTGGCCGCCCTGGTCACCCGGGGCCTGACCAAGCGCTACAGGGAGCGTACGGTCGTGGACCACCTGGACCTGCGGGTTCCCCAGGGCAGCGTCTTCGGCTTCCTGGGGCGCAACGGCGCGGGCAAGACCACGACCATCCGCATGGCCCTGGGGCTGGCCCGCCCCAGTGGTGGGAGCGTGGAGATCCTGGGGCACGACGCCAACGGGGCCCTGGCCCCCGGGGTGGTCGGCTACCTTCCCGACGTCCCCGGCTTCCGTCCCTGGATGAGGGCCGGTGAGGTCCTGGCCCACGCCGGGCGCGTGGCGGGCCTGGAGGGGGTGGCGCTACGACGTCGCACCGCCACCCTGCTGGACCTGGCGGGACTGACGGGGGTGGACCAGCCGGTGGGCGCCTACTCCCGGGGCATGCGCCAGCGCCTGGGCCTGGCCCGCGCCCTGGTGAGCGCCCCGCGCCTGCTCATTATGGACGAGCCGACCTCCGCCCTGGACCCGGTGGGACGCAGGGAGGTCCTTGACCTCATTGCCACCCTGCACGGGCGCACCACCGTCCTGCTGTCCACCCACCTGCTCGACGACGCCGAGCGGGTCTGTGACGAGGTCACCGTCATCGACCACGGGCGCCTGCTCCTGACCGGGGCGACGGCGGACCTGGTGGAGGGGGCGCGGGCCACCAGCGTGGAGGTCGAGACCGTGGACGACGCCGCGCCCCTGGCCGGGCTCCTGGCGCACCAGCCCTGGGCGCAGGAGGTGGAGTCCGAGGGCGCCCGCCTGCGCCTGCGCACCCGGGACCCCCAGACCGCGCACCGTCGGCTCCCGGGCCTCCTGGAGGCGGCCGGGTGCGGGCTGGTCCGCCTGGGCTCCACACGCCACGGCCTGGAGGAGGTCTTCCTGCGGGCCGTCGGGCAGGCGGGTCCCGGTGAGGTCGATGACGCCCGGTCCTCCGGGACGGGGGCTCAGGCACGCTCGGCGGGTCTCGGTGAGGCGGATGACGCGGCGGTCGGAGGGAGGGTCGGTCATGAGTGA
- a CDS encoding M13 family metallopeptidase, translated as MTATNATHAPDTPAPVLAGVYETAAADPAVRVQDDLFRHVNGGWLRDAEIPADRAATGVFTVLRDEAEAACREVIEEAAQDLTAAVVATVRAGGEEPVAGTVREKIGSLYASFMDEEDIEVLGAAPLEADLVPVMSATSKEELAAVLGWGPAGFTGAVDAEVSNDLNDPDRYTTWMGQSGIGLPDESYYREEDQADVRAAYVTHVARMLDLVGLATHPAAGGATRADGTTETDGVGGAAGTTPSGTTDHDPASLARKVMALETALAKGHWDRVRTRDIEAMNNPMTWEELTASAPGFPWGSWRRGVRERAAAVGVEQTTFLDEVIVTQPDYLPHLAGVWDTTDLEDLRAWAVWHVVHNRATLLSDAFVKENFDFYGRTLQGTDELRPRWKRGVSLVEGCLGDAVGELYVERHFPPEHKEAMELLVADLIEAYRQSISALDWMSQATREQALAKLAQFNPKIGYPGRWRDYSAVEVTPGDVLASVRSVEDVELARSLRKLEGPVDREEWHMTPQTVNAYYNPTMNEIVFPAAILQPPFFDPQADAAVNYGAIGAVIGHEIGHGFDDQGSTFDGTGKVTNWWTQEDHDAFTTRTRELIAQYDAYTPTVLAHRYAATGEQAPHVNGALTIGENIGDLGGLGIALKAYGLALAREGLTSFDQAPVIDGLTGLERFFYSWARAWRSKQRPDYAELLLTIDPHSPAEFRCNGIVRNTDAFYETFGVGPDDALWLDPDKRVTIW; from the coding sequence ATGACCGCAACGAACGCGACCCACGCCCCGGACACGCCCGCCCCGGTCCTGGCGGGCGTCTACGAGACCGCCGCGGCGGACCCCGCCGTGCGTGTCCAGGACGACCTCTTCCGTCACGTCAACGGCGGCTGGCTGCGCGACGCGGAGATCCCCGCCGACCGCGCCGCCACGGGGGTCTTCACCGTCCTGCGCGACGAGGCCGAGGCCGCGTGCCGCGAGGTCATCGAGGAGGCGGCCCAGGACCTCACCGCGGCGGTGGTCGCGACCGTGCGCGCCGGCGGGGAGGAGCCGGTGGCGGGCACGGTCCGGGAGAAGATCGGCTCCCTGTACGCCTCCTTCATGGACGAGGAAGACATTGAGGTGCTGGGCGCCGCGCCCCTGGAGGCGGACCTGGTGCCGGTCATGTCGGCCACCAGCAAGGAGGAGCTGGCCGCGGTGCTGGGGTGGGGACCAGCTGGCTTCACGGGGGCGGTGGACGCCGAGGTGTCCAACGACCTCAACGACCCTGACCGCTACACCACGTGGATGGGCCAGTCCGGCATCGGACTGCCTGACGAGTCCTACTACCGTGAGGAGGACCAGGCCGACGTCCGCGCCGCCTACGTGACGCACGTGGCCCGGATGCTGGACCTCGTCGGCCTGGCCACCCACCCGGCCGCGGGCGGGGCAACCAGAGCAGATGGGACAACCGAGACAGACGGCGTGGGCGGGGCAGCCGGGACGACGCCGTCGGGCACGACGGACCATGACCCGGCGTCCCTGGCCCGCAAGGTCATGGCGCTGGAGACCGCCCTGGCCAAGGGGCACTGGGACCGGGTGCGCACCCGTGACATCGAGGCCATGAACAATCCCATGACCTGGGAGGAGCTGACCGCCTCCGCCCCGGGCTTCCCCTGGGGGTCCTGGCGCCGGGGGGTGCGGGAGCGGGCCGCGGCAGTCGGGGTGGAGCAGACCACCTTCCTGGACGAGGTCATTGTCACCCAGCCCGACTACCTCCCCCACCTGGCCGGTGTCTGGGACACCACGGACCTGGAGGACCTGCGCGCCTGGGCGGTCTGGCACGTGGTGCACAACCGGGCCACGCTGCTCTCCGACGCCTTCGTGAAGGAGAACTTCGACTTCTACGGGCGTACCCTCCAGGGCACCGACGAGCTGCGCCCCCGGTGGAAGCGGGGCGTGAGCCTGGTCGAGGGCTGCCTGGGGGATGCGGTCGGCGAACTCTACGTGGAGCGCCACTTCCCCCCGGAGCACAAGGAGGCCATGGAGCTCCTGGTCGCCGACCTCATTGAGGCCTACCGCCAGTCGATCTCGGCCCTGGACTGGATGAGCCAGGCCACCCGGGAGCAGGCGCTGGCCAAGCTCGCCCAGTTCAACCCGAAGATCGGCTACCCGGGCCGCTGGAGGGACTACTCCGCGGTCGAGGTCACCCCCGGTGACGTGCTGGCCTCGGTGCGCTCCGTGGAGGACGTGGAGCTGGCCCGCTCACTGCGCAAGCTGGAGGGGCCGGTGGACCGCGAGGAGTGGCACATGACGCCGCAGACGGTCAACGCCTACTACAACCCCACCATGAACGAGATCGTCTTCCCCGCGGCCATCCTCCAGCCGCCCTTCTTCGACCCTCAGGCCGACGCCGCCGTCAACTACGGTGCGATCGGCGCGGTCATCGGTCACGAGATCGGTCACGGCTTCGACGACCAGGGCTCCACCTTCGACGGCACCGGCAAGGTGACCAACTGGTGGACCCAGGAGGACCACGACGCGTTCACGACGCGCACCAGAGAGCTGATCGCCCAGTACGACGCCTACACCCCGACGGTCCTGGCCCACAGGTACGCGGCCACAGGGGAGCAGGCCCCCCACGTCAACGGCGCCCTGACCATCGGGGAGAACATCGGGGACCTGGGAGGGCTCGGCATCGCGCTAAAGGCCTACGGCCTGGCCCTGGCCCGGGAGGGCCTCACCTCCTTCGACCAGGCCCCCGTCATCGACGGCCTGACCGGCCTGGAACGCTTCTTCTACTCCTGGGCCCGGGCCTGGCGCTCCAAGCAGCGCCCCGACTACGCCGAGCTGCTGCTCACCATCGACCCCCACTCTCCCGCGGAGTTCCGCTGCAACGGGATCGTACGCAACACGGACGCCTTCTACGAGACCTTCGGCGTGGGCCCCGACGACGCCCTGTGGCTGGACCCCGACAAGCGGGTCACCATCTGGTAG
- a CDS encoding ribose-5-phosphate isomerase — MRIHVAADHAGFDLKTAVTEHLTALGHEVVDHGAHVYDPQDDYPAFCLEAAQAVAADPGSLGLVIGGSGNGEQIAANKVLGVRAALAWSVQTARLAREHNDANVMGLGARMHPRTDALAIVDAFIAEPFSADERHQRRIGQLTAYDAARG; from the coding sequence ATGCGTATTCACGTAGCGGCAGATCACGCCGGATTCGACCTCAAGACGGCGGTCACCGAGCACCTGACGGCCCTGGGCCACGAGGTCGTGGACCACGGCGCCCACGTCTACGACCCCCAGGACGACTACCCGGCCTTCTGCCTCGAGGCCGCCCAGGCGGTCGCGGCCGACCCCGGCAGCCTGGGACTGGTCATCGGGGGCTCGGGCAACGGCGAGCAGATCGCCGCCAACAAGGTCCTGGGCGTCCGGGCGGCACTGGCCTGGTCGGTGCAGACCGCCCGCCTGGCCCGGGAGCACAACGACGCCAACGTGATGGGCCTCGGTGCCCGGATGCACCCCCGCACCGATGCCCTGGCCATTGTCGACGCCTTTATCGCCGAGCCCTTTAGCGCCGACGAGCGCCACCAGCGCCGGATCGGCCAGCTGACCGCCTACGACGCCGCCCGCGGCTGA
- a CDS encoding Fpg/Nei family DNA glycosylase, protein MPEGHTVHRLASALTELYGGQRLRACSPQGRFAAGAQRLDGQVLLGAQAHGKHLFVAFAPRADADPQDPDVTWLRVHLGLYGSWSFDGDAEFTAPHSIGAPRRRVGERGEHALPSAGGRGRSGGSALSGLRGGQEAAGTAADGGTAAGPVAAPPAGQWVPPAPRGAVRLRLLGEHGVADLTGPAACELLDADGVAAVHARLGPDPLRADGDVEAFVEGVRRRRKDIGELLMDQSVLAGAGNIYRAETLFRVGVSPFRPGSAVSARRLRAIWEDLVPLMEYGVATGFITTVDEADVPDPLPEGDQEAARWYVYHRTGRPCLRCATPVAAKDVAGRRLFWCPRCQAR, encoded by the coding sequence GTGCCCGAGGGACACACCGTCCACCGTCTGGCCTCCGCGCTCACCGAGCTCTACGGCGGGCAGCGCCTGCGCGCCTGCTCGCCCCAGGGCCGCTTCGCCGCCGGGGCGCAGCGCCTTGACGGCCAGGTGCTCCTGGGCGCCCAGGCGCACGGCAAGCACCTCTTCGTGGCCTTCGCCCCCCGGGCGGACGCGGACCCGCAGGATCCGGATGTCACCTGGCTGCGCGTCCACCTGGGCCTGTACGGCTCCTGGTCCTTCGACGGCGACGCGGAGTTCACCGCCCCGCACTCCATCGGGGCGCCCCGGCGCAGGGTGGGGGAGCGCGGGGAGCACGCCCTGCCCTCTGCCGGCGGGCGCGGGCGCAGCGGGGGCTCGGCCCTGTCCGGGCTGCGCGGCGGGCAGGAGGCCGCTGGCACCGCGGCGGACGGCGGCACCGCGGCGGGACCCGTGGCGGCCCCGCCCGCCGGGCAGTGGGTCCCGCCTGCTCCCCGTGGGGCCGTGCGGCTCAGGCTCCTGGGTGAGCACGGGGTGGCCGACCTGACCGGCCCGGCGGCCTGCGAGCTCCTGGACGCCGACGGCGTGGCCGCGGTGCACGCCCGCCTCGGGCCGGACCCCCTGCGCGCGGACGGGGACGTGGAGGCCTTCGTGGAGGGGGTGCGACGGCGTCGCAAGGACATTGGTGAGCTCCTCATGGACCAGTCCGTCCTGGCCGGGGCGGGCAATATCTACCGCGCCGAGACCCTGTTCCGGGTGGGGGTGAGCCCCTTCCGCCCCGGCAGCGCCGTCTCCGCCAGGAGGCTGCGGGCCATCTGGGAGGACCTGGTCCCGCTCATGGAGTACGGGGTTGCCACCGGCTTTATCACCACCGTGGACGAGGCCGACGTTCCCGACCCCCTGCCTGAGGGGGACCAGGAGGCGGCGCGCTGGTACGTCTACCACCGCACCGGCCGCCCCTGTCTGCGCTGCGCCACCCCGGTGGCGGCCAAGGACGTCGCCGGACGGCGCCTCTTCTGGTGCCCCCGCTGCCAGGCCCGCTGA
- a CDS encoding alpha/beta hydrolase produces the protein MTTPLSTTAWSAATAGLLTRDHRLTVPLDRSGAGDRAPDGRTTITVYAREVACAGADPLSRPPLVFLQGGPGFEAPRPSPDAGLGWVGALLEHYRLILIDQRGTGASTPVDHPDAAGDAAATARLLTHLRADEIVEDCEDLRRALGLERWSVLGQSFGGFCTTRYLSAHASSLEQAYLTGGLPAVGHGIEEVYALTYEAMRVRSEEYYDRYPTDRDRVAALMEAAGRGEVLTPGGHPVGPERLRGVGICLGASGGMDSLHHFLEADPASARFRHDLAGMLPFSARNPLYAVVHESCWADGGVSAWAAERTLPAEFDDDPTLLTGEHVSHAHLAEDPLLAPWLEVADLLAGHEWPRLYDPVALRSTRVRGAAAVYARDVFVPMVYSLQTAALVPGLRTWVTSEYEHNGSRASGGAVFTRLHALATGAVVR, from the coding sequence ATGACCACACCCCTGAGCACCACCGCCTGGTCGGCCGCCACCGCTGGTCTGCTCACCCGCGACCACCGCCTGACCGTCCCCCTGGACCGTAGCGGGGCCGGGGACCGGGCGCCCGACGGTAGGACCACCATCACCGTCTACGCCCGGGAGGTCGCGTGCGCGGGGGCCGACCCGCTGAGCAGGCCACCACTGGTCTTCCTCCAGGGCGGTCCCGGGTTCGAGGCCCCCCGCCCCAGCCCCGACGCCGGCCTGGGCTGGGTGGGCGCCCTGCTGGAGCACTACCGTCTCATCCTCATCGACCAGCGCGGTACTGGCGCCTCCACCCCCGTTGACCACCCCGACGCCGCAGGGGACGCGGCCGCCACCGCCCGCCTGCTCACCCACCTGCGTGCCGACGAGATCGTCGAGGACTGCGAGGACCTGCGCCGTGCCCTGGGCCTGGAGCGCTGGAGCGTCCTAGGGCAGTCCTTCGGCGGCTTCTGCACCACCCGCTACCTGTCAGCCCACGCCTCCAGCCTGGAGCAGGCCTACCTCACCGGGGGCCTGCCCGCCGTCGGGCACGGCATCGAGGAGGTCTACGCCCTGACCTACGAGGCCATGCGGGTCAGGAGCGAGGAGTACTACGACCGCTACCCCACTGACCGGGACCGTGTGGCCGCCCTCATGGAGGCTGCTGGGCGCGGGGAGGTCCTCACCCCGGGCGGGCACCCGGTGGGTCCCGAGCGCCTGCGCGGCGTCGGCATCTGCCTGGGTGCCAGCGGCGGCATGGACTCCCTGCACCACTTCCTGGAGGCCGACCCCGCCTCGGCACGCTTCCGCCACGACCTGGCCGGGATGCTGCCCTTCAGCGCCCGCAACCCGCTGTACGCCGTCGTCCACGAGTCCTGCTGGGCCGACGGCGGGGTCAGCGCCTGGGCCGCTGAGCGCACCCTCCCGGCAGAGTTCGACGACGACCCCACCCTGCTCACCGGCGAGCACGTCAGCCACGCCCACCTGGCTGAGGACCCCCTGCTGGCCCCCTGGCTGGAGGTGGCCGACCTCCTGGCCGGGCACGAGTGGCCCCGCCTGTACGATCCGGTCGCCCTGCGCTCCACCCGGGTGCGTGGGGCGGCGGCCGTCTACGCGCGCGACGTCTTCGTGCCCATGGTCTACTCCCTCCAGACCGCCGCCCTCGTACCAGGGCTGAGGACCTGGGTGACCAGCGAGTACGAGCACAACGGCTCACGGGCCTCCGGCGGGGCCGTCTTCACCCGCCTGCACGCCCTGGCCACGGGCGCCGTCGTCCGCTGA
- the epsC gene encoding serine O-acetyltransferase translates to MTDKRRSFIDQAREDLATARRRDPAARSSLEVALLYPGVHALWAYRAANRLWRSGHRFAARFISQTARNVTGIEIHPAARIGDRFFIDHGMGVVIGETAEVGDDVLMFHGVTLGGVSMSPGKRHPTIGNNVQIGAGAKVLGPVVVSDGAKIGANAVLVKNVPEGHVAVGVPSRVRDPKTDPDLMMDPTIYI, encoded by the coding sequence ATGACAGACAAGAGACGCTCCTTCATCGACCAGGCCCGTGAGGACCTTGCCACCGCCCGTCGACGCGACCCCGCCGCCCGCTCCAGCCTGGAAGTGGCCCTCCTGTACCCGGGGGTCCACGCCCTGTGGGCCTACCGGGCCGCCAACCGCCTGTGGCGCTCGGGCCACCGCTTTGCCGCGCGGTTCATCTCCCAGACGGCCCGCAATGTCACCGGCATTGAGATCCACCCGGCCGCCCGTATCGGCGACCGTTTCTTTATCGACCACGGCATGGGCGTGGTCATTGGCGAGACCGCGGAGGTGGGCGACGACGTCCTCATGTTCCACGGCGTCACCCTGGGCGGGGTCTCCATGAGCCCGGGCAAGCGTCACCCCACCATTGGCAATAACGTCCAGATCGGGGCGGGGGCCAAGGTCCTGGGCCCGGTCGTGGTCTCCGACGGCGCCAAGATCGGCGCCAACGCGGTCCTGGTCAAGAACGTCCCGGAGGGGCACGTGGCCGTGGGCGTGCCCAGCCGCGTGCGTGACCCCAAGACCGACCCTGACCTCATGATGGACCCCACCATCTACATCTGA
- the cysK gene encoding cysteine synthase A produces the protein MAHPPIAADVTELVGSTPLVRINRVTDGAPATVLAKVEAFEPAGSVKDRIALSIVRAAEDSGALRPGGTIIEATSGNTGVGLAMVGAALGYRVIITMPETMSKERRAIMRAFGAELVLTTEGGVAGAVKRAEEIQAATPNSVLASQFSNPANPRIHRETTAREILEATGGAVDAFVAGIGTGGTLTGVGAVLREKVPGVRIYGVEPAESPLLSEGRAAPHKIQGLGPNVVPEILDQGIWDELLHVTSADALTYARRAAAEEGLLVGISSGAALVAASKLAHRPELEGKTIVTVLPDTGERYLSTPLYSEYLN, from the coding sequence ATGGCACACCCCCCGATCGCCGCCGACGTCACCGAGCTCGTCGGCTCCACCCCCCTGGTACGCATTAACCGCGTCACCGACGGCGCCCCGGCCACCGTCCTGGCCAAGGTCGAGGCCTTCGAGCCCGCCGGAAGCGTCAAGGACCGTATCGCCCTGTCCATCGTCCGGGCCGCGGAGGACTCCGGGGCCCTGCGGCCCGGCGGCACCATTATCGAGGCCACGTCCGGCAACACCGGCGTCGGCCTGGCCATGGTGGGCGCGGCCCTGGGCTACCGGGTCATCATCACCATGCCCGAGACCATGTCCAAGGAGCGGCGGGCCATTATGCGCGCCTTCGGTGCCGAGCTCGTCCTGACCACCGAGGGCGGGGTGGCCGGCGCGGTCAAGCGGGCCGAGGAGATCCAGGCCGCCACCCCCAACTCCGTCCTGGCCTCCCAGTTCAGCAACCCCGCCAACCCCCGGATCCACCGGGAGACCACCGCCCGGGAGATCCTGGAGGCGACCGGTGGCGCCGTGGACGCCTTCGTGGCCGGCATCGGCACCGGCGGCACCCTGACCGGCGTGGGCGCCGTCCTGCGGGAGAAGGTCCCCGGGGTCAGGATCTACGGCGTCGAGCCCGCCGAGTCCCCGCTGCTCAGCGAGGGCCGCGCCGCCCCGCACAAGATCCAGGGCCTGGGCCCCAACGTCGTCCCCGAGATCCTGGACCAGGGGATCTGGGACGAGCTGCTGCACGTCACCAGCGCAGACGCCCTGACCTACGCCCGCCGGGCCGCCGCCGAGGAGGGCCTGCTGGTGGGGATCTCCTCCGGGGCGGCCCTGGTCGCCGCCAGCAAGCTGGCGCACCGCCCGGAGCTGGAGGGCAAGACCATTGTCACGGTCCTGCCGGACACCGGTGAGCGCTACCTGTCCACCCCCCTGTACTCCGAGTACCTCAACTAA
- a CDS encoding IMPACT family protein encodes MATSPTVLTLAPGEQPETELEVRRSRFLARAARTDTEQDARAFITSVRAAYPDARHHCSALVVPGPGGLGAPTTERSSDDGEPAGTAGQPMLEVLRASTLVGATVVVTRYFGGVLLGTGGLVRAYSQATSQVLAAARRVRLATRFLWDLRVPVAQAGRLESELRRLCAGTQGPCPASVEETVWGPTHAVLTLTTTQDDGGALPEIVSSLTGGTALLEAAGSRLTELPVPR; translated from the coding sequence ATGGCCACCTCCCCCACCGTCCTCACCCTGGCCCCCGGCGAGCAGCCTGAGACCGAGCTGGAGGTCAGGCGCTCGCGCTTCCTGGCCCGCGCCGCCCGGACCGACACCGAGCAGGACGCCCGCGCCTTTATCACCTCCGTCCGCGCCGCCTACCCCGACGCCCGCCACCACTGCTCGGCCCTGGTCGTCCCCGGGCCCGGCGGTCTGGGCGCCCCGACCACGGAGCGTTCCAGCGACGACGGGGAGCCCGCCGGTACCGCGGGCCAGCCCATGCTGGAGGTCCTGCGCGCCAGCACCCTGGTAGGCGCCACCGTGGTCGTGACCCGTTACTTCGGCGGCGTCCTGCTGGGCACGGGCGGTCTGGTACGCGCCTACTCCCAGGCCACCTCCCAGGTACTGGCGGCCGCCCGGCGCGTGAGGCTGGCCACCCGCTTCCTGTGGGACCTGCGCGTACCCGTGGCCCAGGCCGGACGCCTGGAGTCCGAGCTGCGCCGCCTGTGCGCCGGGACGCAGGGGCCCTGCCCGGCCAGTGTGGAGGAGACCGTCTGGGGCCCCACCCATGCCGTCCTGACCCTGACCACCACGCAGGACGACGGCGGCGCCCTGCCCGAGATCGTCTCCTCCCTCACAGGGGGTACAGCGCTCCTGGAGGCGGCCGGGAGCCGCCTGACCGAGCTGCCCGTCCCGCGGTAG
- the rpmF gene encoding 50S ribosomal protein L32, producing MAVPKRKMSRSNTRKRRSQWRAQLTELNTVRVRGREITVPRRLVRAYKEGLLEF from the coding sequence ATGGCAGTCCCGAAGCGGAAGATGTCCCGCAGCAACACCCGCAAACGTCGTTCGCAGTGGAGGGCCCAGCTGACCGAGCTCAACACCGTGCGCGTCAGGGGCCGGGAGATCACCGTCCCCCGTCGTCTGGTCCGCGCCTACAAGGAGGGCCTCCTGGAGTTCTGA